One region of Spiroplasma culicicola AES-1 genomic DNA includes:
- a CDS encoding ABC transporter permease, whose protein sequence is MKGIRLLLKNAFRSAGRNKSQIIGLSLLVMLVSLVISLLSATTTRIIEAYKDLNTKSNLRDVVMEVNPNDRIKLEDENNEKNWYMDFDESALANNQELYQQYLMNQLSFEYGFDWSRTEGRTLASTTINNNDLKIKALAKTNGTSNAVDSLVISKGRNIENKNEIIVGESFAKKHNIELGSIVRVQEDKFGNSFLVNQSSDTEMVKEIEGLKIKEILDIGKYANMVWFEVVGYGSSADFATPLLDQTSVITNIASEVIVYLDPTMFGLEIAPYEFSDKVTKGIYNRNMYTYVIANSPIVVTSESDKESYYSIKFRDGYDQNLIDTINNKYKAYASIGVSTNYFFDNNDEAYTFSGRIKTFETVIIAYNTTSIILLVTIISIASLTILLITKKQIDQQRRQIGCLKALGYKKREVINNFIAAPLIVSVIGSLLGYVISIFLEYVVVNSFSLYFNVSFYDFQFNVFSFLSGLLLVWILLTVLSFIIGYSVIKTSALTLLKGGDDKAISKFGTKMKLITAKGSFNTRLRTALTITSLGKLAGVSATMLLGTTLMTTTIVAPKVMKDNMTATFNGMNYENLVEYEQPLANNPLSFYKTYNPNKVDGWGFDINDSSNKKIDMNYDSTTAKLPSWTGLPVTTDGNFIDYDKMFDDLYKGKIDNSFYAFDVTESNSYSWSKMSYLNWKNLSTDFLRVLDRIVPDSYQSLAIGTLLSQWPDHSKLLEFVGVHDAKTYLLNMLWFYNKYTQGLKIEYNPITVKDNISIDVTLAQKQLDKKFTKKEMKVFWTPEVTPEFKIDQNAYSADFVPIESNYFNSIHDITEDTIDKMLNDNKNEELLQINYLLTIWFGATFGNRMSTAILETTYSRAPYFVQEYIKNSWEENKNYNIAFNLNPFDYDTEEMGTMLNTQFKNRNSENETLKVYGVNKNTNLVSLQDKKGLDLKNNLFALNSNTTPIIINQTTAIKSGLKNGDKINLKVFKELLSKDGEAIEFDGTKNKEEINLGFESENTYYKTQSVSGYFSTKNKTFADTTKIGILPPIPSSVASGSYSSYKLTGDSATVSTNQTQIHKAYSDGNIAIQSYDDNYEFEIVGIQNGYGQPQAWISNDVANEVMGYDLIEKFNFEQWFSKEYLNIPEFYNSNFLGKNGQELENIFNETIGKYEEFKELLNSEDEEISFAANKINELFKKLYPIYNYKYSPNPEILDLIKGFSTSQKFGDFSSQGLNGNFEFKKVDPECNDQETNCEMEVDPTKFVEGFGIGSLKTMMPMEQTRQILGQITDLVNMIIIMFMVIALIVSTTIILLTTSLIIYENKQFIATMKTLGYSNGYVVKQILSTYIWAVLAMFTIGFIVGWYLFEYAALFLALNTSWVLPVQFAWYLPVGVLGVLSGICLLTFGVGWSNIQKINPVVALSIKD, encoded by the coding sequence ATGAAAGGAATAAGGCTTCTTTTAAAGAATGCTTTTAGGTCTGCAGGAAGAAATAAATCACAAATTATTGGTTTATCTCTTTTAGTTATGCTTGTTTCTCTTGTAATTTCACTTTTAAGTGCTACAACTACAAGAATTATTGAAGCATATAAAGACTTAAATACTAAATCTAATTTAAGAGATGTTGTTATGGAAGTAAATCCAAATGACAGAATTAAACTTGAAGATGAAAATAATGAAAAAAATTGATACATGGATTTTGATGAATCAGCATTAGCAAATAATCAAGAGTTGTATCAACAATACTTAATGAATCAATTAAGTTTTGAATATGGTTTTGATTGAAGTAGAACTGAAGGAAGAACTCTTGCTTCAACTACTATCAATAATAATGATTTAAAAATTAAAGCTTTAGCAAAAACAAATGGAACATCAAATGCTGTTGATTCATTAGTTATTTCAAAAGGAAGAAATATTGAAAATAAAAATGAAATTATAGTTGGTGAATCTTTTGCTAAAAAACATAACATTGAACTTGGTTCAATTGTAAGAGTTCAAGAAGATAAATTTGGTAATTCATTCTTAGTAAATCAGAGTTCAGATACTGAAATGGTTAAAGAGATTGAAGGACTAAAAATTAAGGAAATTTTAGATATTGGTAAATATGCTAATATGGTTTGATTTGAAGTTGTAGGTTATGGGTCATCAGCTGACTTTGCCACACCTTTACTTGATCAAACTTCAGTTATAACAAATATCGCATCAGAAGTTATTGTTTATCTAGATCCAACAATGTTTGGATTAGAAATTGCACCATATGAATTTAGTGATAAAGTAACTAAAGGAATTTATAATAGAAATATGTATACATATGTTATTGCAAATTCACCAATAGTTGTAACTTCTGAATCAGATAAAGAATCATATTATTCAATAAAATTTAGAGATGGTTATGATCAAAATTTAATTGATACAATTAATAACAAATATAAAGCATATGCATCAATTGGTGTTTCGACAAATTATTTCTTTGATAATAATGATGAAGCATATACTTTTTCAGGAAGAATAAAGACTTTTGAAACAGTAATTATTGCATACAATACAACTTCAATTATTTTATTAGTAACAATTATTTCGATTGCATCATTGACAATCTTATTAATTACTAAAAAACAAATTGATCAACAAAGAAGACAAATCGGATGTTTAAAAGCATTAGGATACAAAAAAAGAGAAGTTATTAATAACTTTATTGCAGCGCCATTAATTGTTTCTGTAATTGGTTCTCTTTTAGGATATGTAATTTCGATTTTCTTAGAATATGTTGTTGTAAATAGTTTTTCACTATACTTTAACGTATCATTCTATGATTTTCAATTTAATGTGTTTTCATTCTTAAGTGGACTTTTATTAGTTTGAATTTTATTAACAGTTCTATCATTTATCATTGGATATTCTGTAATTAAAACATCTGCATTAACTTTATTAAAAGGTGGAGATGATAAAGCAATTTCAAAATTTGGAACTAAAATGAAATTGATTACAGCTAAAGGAAGTTTTAATACAAGATTAAGAACTGCTTTAACTATTACTTCGTTAGGTAAACTTGCAGGAGTAAGTGCAACAATGTTATTGGGAACAACTTTAATGACAACAACAATAGTTGCTCCAAAGGTTATGAAAGATAATATGACTGCAACATTTAATGGAATGAACTATGAAAACTTAGTTGAATATGAACAACCATTAGCAAATAATCCTTTAAGTTTTTATAAAACTTATAATCCAAATAAAGTCGATGGATGAGGATTTGATATTAATGATTCATCAAATAAGAAAATAGATATGAACTATGATTCAACAACAGCAAAATTACCTTCTTGAACTGGATTGCCAGTTACAACCGATGGAAATTTTATTGATTATGATAAAATGTTTGATGATTTATATAAAGGAAAGATTGATAATTCATTTTATGCATTTGATGTAACTGAATCAAATAGTTATTCTTGATCAAAAATGAGTTATTTAAATTGAAAAAATTTATCTACAGATTTTTTAAGAGTATTAGATAGAATTGTTCCAGATAGTTATCAAAGTCTTGCAATAGGAACACTATTATCACAATGGCCAGATCATTCAAAACTTTTAGAATTTGTAGGAGTTCATGATGCAAAAACATATTTATTAAATATGTTGTGATTTTATAATAAATATACTCAAGGTTTAAAAATTGAATATAATCCAATTACAGTGAAAGATAATATTTCAATTGATGTAACTTTGGCACAAAAACAATTGGATAAAAAATTTACAAAGAAAGAAATGAAAGTATTTTGAACACCTGAAGTAACACCTGAATTTAAAATTGATCAGAATGCTTATAGTGCTGATTTTGTACCAATTGAATCAAATTATTTTAATTCAATACATGATATTACTGAAGATACCATTGATAAAATGTTAAATGATAATAAGAATGAAGAATTACTTCAAATTAACTATTTGTTAACTATTTGATTTGGTGCAACTTTTGGTAATAGGATGTCAACAGCAATACTGGAAACAACTTATTCAAGAGCACCATATTTTGTTCAAGAATATATTAAAAATAGTTGAGAAGAAAATAAAAATTATAATATTGCTTTTAATCTAAATCCATTTGATTATGATACTGAAGAGATGGGAACTATGTTAAACACTCAATTTAAGAATCGTAATAGTGAAAATGAAACTTTAAAAGTTTATGGAGTTAATAAAAATACAAATCTTGTATCACTACAAGATAAAAAAGGTTTAGATTTAAAAAATAATTTATTTGCTTTAAATAGTAACACAACACCAATTATAATTAATCAGACAACAGCAATTAAATCAGGTTTAAAAAATGGTGATAAAATAAATCTAAAGGTATTTAAAGAATTACTTTCAAAAGATGGAGAAGCTATTGAATTTGATGGAACAAAAAATAAAGAGGAAATTAATTTAGGTTTTGAATCTGAAAATACATACTATAAAACTCAATCTGTTTCGGGTTATTTTTCAACAAAAAATAAAACTTTTGCTGATACTACTAAGATTGGAATTTTACCTCCTATTCCAAGTTCTGTAGCTTCTGGTTCATATAGTTCATATAAATTAACTGGAGATAGTGCAACAGTTTCAACAAATCAAACACAAATTCATAAAGCATATTCAGATGGAAATATAGCTATTCAAAGTTATGATGATAATTACGAATTTGAAATTGTGGGTATACAAAATGGATATGGTCAACCTCAAGCATGAATTTCAAATGATGTTGCAAATGAAGTAATGGGCTATGATCTAATAGAAAAATTTAATTTTGAACAATGATTTAGTAAAGAATATTTAAATATTCCTGAATTTTATAATTCAAATTTCTTAGGAAAAAATGGACAGGAATTAGAAAATATTTTTAATGAAACTATTGGAAAATATGAAGAATTTAAAGAATTATTAAATAGTGAAGATGAAGAAATATCTTTTGCTGCAAATAAAATTAATGAATTATTTAAAAAATTATATCCGATTTATAATTATAAATATTCTCCAAATCCAGAAATTTTAGATTTAATTAAAGGATTTTCAACTTCACAAAAATTTGGAGATTTCAGTTCGCAAGGATTAAATGGTAACTTTGAATTTAAAAAAGTTGATCCAGAATGTAACGACCAGGAAACTAATTGTGAGATGGAAGTTGATCCAACAAAATTTGTGGAAGGATTTGGTATTGGTTCATTAAAAACAATGATGCCAATGGAACAAACTAGACAGATTCTTGGGCAAATTACTGACTTAGTTAACATGATTATTATTATGTTTATGGTAATTGCATTAATAGTTTCTACAACAATTATTTTATTAACAACAAGTTTAATTATTTATGAAAATAAACAATTTATAGCAACAATGAAAACATTAGGATATTCAAATGGATATGTTGTAAAGCAAATTCTTTCAACTTATATTTGAGCCGTTCTTGCAATGTTTACAATTGGATTTATTGTTGGTTGATATTTATTTGAATATGCAGCGTTATTCCTGGCTTTAAATACAAGTTGGGTCTTACCTGTACAATTTGCATGATATCTTCCAGTAGGAGTGTTAGGAGTCCTTTCAGGTATATGTTTATTAACATTTGGAGTAGGATGATCAAATATTCAAAAAATTAATCCAGTAGTTGCTTTAAGTATTAAAGATTAA
- a CDS encoding energy-coupling factor transporter ATPase, protein MAKAKEAEFDFSGDIKFENVSYTYAKNSPFEFRALNGTDITIKEGKITAVIGMTGSGKSTLIQLTNGLMITETGRTVVGNYPLFANLKKIKEVKDLRREIGLVFQFPEYQLFQDTVEKDIAFGPINLGAEKEQTLKNVPDLLRMVDLPEDYAKRSPFDLSGGQKRRVAIAGIVAMDGNTLVLDEPTGGLDPQGEEDFMRLFYNLNKEKGKRIIIVTHNMDHVLQIADEVIVMHKGRVISVGTPFEVFSNAQLLEKIEIEPPKLYKLAHKLKDKGLDVTNQEFRTIKELAQAIKAVKK, encoded by the coding sequence TTGGCAAAAGCAAAAGAAGCTGAATTTGATTTTTCAGGTGATATTAAATTTGAAAATGTCTCATATACTTATGCAAAAAATTCACCATTTGAATTTAGAGCATTAAATGGAACAGACATTACAATTAAAGAAGGAAAAATTACAGCAGTTATTGGAATGACTGGTAGTGGGAAGTCTACTTTAATTCAATTAACTAATGGATTAATGATTACAGAAACTGGAAGAACAGTTGTAGGGAATTATCCATTATTTGCAAATTTAAAGAAAATCAAAGAAGTTAAAGATTTAAGACGTGAAATTGGACTAGTATTTCAGTTTCCAGAATATCAATTGTTCCAAGATACAGTTGAAAAAGATATTGCATTTGGACCAATTAACTTAGGAGCAGAAAAAGAACAAACTTTAAAAAATGTTCCAGATTTATTAAGAATGGTTGATTTACCAGAAGATTATGCAAAAAGAAGTCCATTTGACTTAAGTGGTGGTCAAAAACGAAGAGTTGCAATTGCTGGAATTGTTGCAATGGATGGAAATACTTTAGTACTTGATGAACCAACTGGGGGTCTTGATCCTCAGGGAGAAGAAGACTTTATGAGACTTTTCTATAATTTAAATAAAGAAAAGGGTAAAAGAATTATTATTGTAACTCATAATATGGATCACGTTTTACAAATTGCAGATGAAGTAATTGTTATGCATAAAGGTAGAGTTATTTCTGTTGGAACACCATTTGAAGTTTTTTCTAATGCACAATTATTAGAAAAAATTGAAATTGAACCACCAAAATTATATAAATTAGCACATAAATTAAAAGACAAAGGTTTAGACGTTACTAACCAAGAATTTAGAACTATTAAAGAATTAGCACAAGCTATTAAAGCTGTTAAAAAATAG
- a CDS encoding energy-coupling factor transporter transmembrane component T family protein: MRMVFGRYMPYNSIIHKMDPRIKLLMIISLIVAVFFSIGFAGFVLAGSAVLIMYAASKLSFKMLFKLFVPITFIFVMLILINMIMLKPNADMLKEWTVNDLGNGAWWYEDLAGDSPFGYVFHWKFIWLSEKALYRAIYMTLRIFFMISLTTILTGTTQPLELTLAIEDLLWPLKLIGIPVYIFSTIISIALRMIPTLIDEAGRIMKAQSSRGIDFKNGKLKDKIKSMTSLIIPLLVSAFQKAEDLAYAMDSRGYDPHAKRTRYRQVKFRILDWIIFLIYMAIAVTLFCYPYIDALNSIQIPRIDQILGL, from the coding sequence ATGAGAATGGTATTTGGAAGATACATGCCTTATAATTCAATCATTCATAAAATGGATCCAAGAATCAAATTATTAATGATTATAAGTTTAATTGTGGCAGTATTTTTCTCAATTGGATTTGCAGGTTTTGTGCTTGCTGGAAGTGCAGTTCTTATTATGTATGCTGCAAGTAAACTGAGCTTTAAAATGTTATTTAAATTATTTGTCCCAATTACATTTATATTTGTAATGTTGATTTTAATTAATATGATAATGTTAAAACCAAATGCAGATATGTTAAAAGAATGAACAGTAAATGACTTAGGTAATGGTGCATGATGGTATGAAGATTTAGCAGGAGACTCACCTTTTGGATATGTTTTTCACTGAAAATTTATTTGATTATCAGAAAAAGCATTATATAGAGCAATTTATATGACTTTAAGAATCTTCTTTATGATTTCTTTAACAACAATTTTAACTGGAACAACTCAACCATTAGAATTAACATTAGCAATTGAAGATTTATTGTGACCTTTAAAATTAATTGGAATACCTGTTTATATTTTTTCAACAATTATTTCTATTGCTTTAAGAATGATTCCAACTTTAATCGATGAAGCAGGAAGAATTATGAAAGCTCAATCTTCAAGGGGAATTGACTTTAAAAATGGAAAATTAAAAGACAAGATTAAATCAATGACTTCATTAATTATTCCTTTATTAGTTTCTGCATTTCAAAAAGCAGAAGACTTAGCTTATGCAATGGATTCAAGAGGATATGATCCTCATGCAAAAAGAACAAGATATCGTCAAGTTAAGTTTAGAATCTTAGATTGAATTATCTTTTTAATTTATATGGCAATTGCAGTTACACTATTTTGTTATCCTTATATTGATGCTTTAAATAGTATCCAAATTCCAAGAATTGATCAAATTTTAGGATTATAA
- a CDS encoding energy-coupling factor transporter ATPase: MENIKLLTTKDLNDFKLLLNEYNDKLVRSSQKMIIAKAKYSKREVEIDVVKSYEAEYKAIKQEFKQKCNNKDFIENVKNAQQILSQYKKSDDKYWTAFEDVKFAQFLLKESKIAVKDRGHVGELAKLNDIALKLENIRFRYRENHPFAVDGVSVDVKHGEYVTIIGHNGSGKSTLSKIIIGVLTPTSGGIEIYGNKVTTSNINIARKFLGIVFQNPDNQFIGSTVRDDIAFGLENRRIAPSKMGEIIDWAAKKVNMNEFLDHEPLMLSGGQKQRVAIASALALSPDILIFDEATSMLDPKGKTEVKNIMIELKNTREKTIFSITHDMDEILNADKVMVMNKGKLVKFGTPKEILSDKEFLRSIHLDIPFVAQVEEALEGVGIKLDHSDSLEELVNKICQK, translated from the coding sequence ATGGAAAATATTAAACTATTAACTACAAAAGATTTAAATGATTTTAAATTATTATTAAATGAATATAATGATAAATTAGTTCGTTCAAGTCAAAAAATGATCATTGCTAAAGCTAAATATTCAAAAAGAGAAGTTGAAATTGATGTTGTAAAGTCATATGAAGCAGAATATAAAGCAATTAAGCAAGAATTTAAACAAAAATGTAATAATAAAGATTTTATTGAAAATGTTAAAAATGCTCAACAAATCTTAAGTCAATATAAAAAAAGTGATGATAAATATTGAACTGCTTTTGAGGATGTAAAATTCGCTCAATTTTTATTAAAAGAATCAAAAATTGCTGTTAAAGATCGTGGACACGTTGGAGAACTTGCAAAACTAAATGATATTGCTCTAAAATTAGAAAACATTCGTTTTAGATATCGTGAAAATCATCCATTTGCAGTTGATGGAGTAAGCGTTGATGTAAAACATGGAGAATATGTAACTATTATTGGACATAATGGTAGTGGAAAATCAACTTTATCAAAAATTATTATTGGTGTTTTAACTCCAACATCTGGGGGAATTGAAATTTATGGAAATAAAGTTACTACAAGTAACATCAATATTGCTAGAAAATTTCTAGGGATTGTTTTTCAAAACCCAGATAATCAATTTATTGGTTCAACTGTAAGAGATGATATTGCTTTTGGATTAGAAAATCGCCGAATTGCTCCTTCAAAAATGGGTGAAATCATTGATTGAGCTGCTAAAAAAGTTAATATGAATGAGTTTTTGGATCACGAACCATTAATGTTAAGTGGGGGTCAAAAACAACGTGTAGCTATTGCTTCAGCACTTGCTTTATCTCCTGATATTTTAATATTTGATGAAGCAACAAGTATGTTAGATCCAAAAGGTAAAACAGAAGTTAAAAATATTATGATTGAATTAAAAAATACAAGAGAAAAAACAATTTTTTCAATCACTCATGATATGGACGAAATTTTAAATGCAGATAAAGTTATGGTTATGAACAAAGGAAAACTAGTTAAATTTGGAACTCCAAAAGAAATTCTTTCAGATAAAGAATTCTTACGTTCAATTCACTTAGACATTCCTTTTGTAGCTCAAGTTGAAGAAGCACTTGAGGGTGTGGGTATTAAATTAGACCACAGTGATAGTTTGGAAGAGTTGGTGAATAAAATATGTCAAAAATAA
- the truA gene encoding tRNA pseudouridine(38-40) synthase TruA, giving the protein MYYFLFTIEYDGTDYCGWAKQVGQSTIQGQLEKAIAQVAPNSHYRVVGASKTDSGVHARDQKAWVELDFNPNLTGFLNAINKTLGKAIYIKDAKIIEKDFRVRSCIQKTYHYNINIGKDNVFINRFMFDYKKQMDVNKLKEAFNLFIGEHDFLNFSGLKGKELDLIETRRKITSIEVIEKEDKIKIIFKAKGFIRYQIRMMVGAALAYNENKIDLKTIEAVLDLKHQRLPYNAKPEGLVLEKIDY; this is encoded by the coding sequence ATGTATTATTTCTTGTTTACAATTGAATATGATGGAACTGATTATTGTGGATGAGCCAAGCAAGTGGGTCAATCAACAATTCAAGGGCAATTAGAAAAAGCAATTGCTCAAGTTGCTCCCAACTCTCATTATCGAGTGGTTGGTGCAAGTAAAACAGATTCTGGTGTTCATGCAAGAGATCAAAAAGCCTGAGTAGAATTAGATTTTAATCCTAATTTAACAGGCTTTTTAAATGCAATAAATAAAACTCTTGGAAAAGCAATTTACATTAAAGATGCCAAAATAATTGAGAAAGATTTTCGTGTTCGCAGTTGTATTCAAAAAACATATCATTACAATATCAATATCGGAAAAGATAATGTTTTTATTAATCGATTTATGTTTGATTATAAGAAACAAATGGATGTCAATAAATTAAAAGAAGCTTTTAATTTATTTATTGGTGAACATGATTTTTTAAACTTTTCTGGTTTAAAAGGTAAAGAACTTGATTTAATTGAAACTAGAAGAAAAATTACTTCAATTGAAGTAATTGAAAAAGAAGACAAAATTAAAATTATTTTTAAAGCTAAAGGGTTTATAAGGTATCAAATTAGAATGATGGTTGGTGCAGCTCTTGCATATAATGAAAATAAAATTGATTTAAAGACTATTGAAGCAGTTCTAGATTTAAAACATCAACGTTTACCTTATAATGCAAAACCAGAAGGTTTGGTTTTAGAAAAGATTGACTATTAG